In a single window of the Danio rerio strain Tuebingen ecotype United States chromosome 20, GRCz12tu, whole genome shotgun sequence genome:
- the tram2 gene encoding translocating chain-associated membrane protein 2 isoform X1 yields MAFRRRNKSYPFFSQEFLIQNHADIVFSLVIFILIGLMFETTAKTAILFIQPQYNISLMSADGEVTLYHYGWKDCATVLFYLCITIILHAVVQEYVLDKVNRRLHLSKSKNTKFNESGQLCVFYLVSSVWSLYVITTEGHLLHPSSLWENYPHVHLRFQVKFFYLTQLAYWIHALPELYFQKVRKEEIPRQLQYISLYLLHILAAYLLNLTRVGLVLLFLQYLSEMGFHLSRLFYFIDENHHKMFEMWSVGFVLTRMITLTLMFLAVGFGLARSENQTLDLETGNFNTLSIRLLVLSVVCFTQSWLLWKFFRFQLSRTRELRLEQAARKRAAAKQQMQRTVKRDTVGHHENGLLKAENGTSPRLKKIKTP; encoded by the exons ATGGCTTTTCGCAGGAGAAACAAGAGTTATCCCTTCTTCAGCCAAGAGTTTCTCATTCAGAATCACGCGGACATTGTCTTCAGTTTGGTGATTTTCATTTTGATTGGGCTGATGTTTGAG ACAACTGCGAAAACAGCCATATTATTCATCCAGCCTCAGTACAACATCAGCCTCATGAGCGCAG ATGGAGAAGTGACTCTGTATCATTACGGATGGAAGGACTGTGCTACTGTGCTCTTCTATCTCTGTATCACCATTATTCTTCATGCTGTCGTGCAGGAGTATGTGCTTGAT aAAGTAAACCGGCGTCTGCACCTGTCGAAGAGTAAAAACACTAAGTTTAATGAATCTGGgcagctgtgtgtgttttatctggTGTCTAGCGTATGGAGTCTCTACGTCATCACTACA GAAGGACACCTTCTGCATCCCAGCAGCCTTTGGGAGAATTACCCTCATGTTCACCTGAG ATTTCAGGTCAAGTTCTTCTACCTCACTCAGCTGGCGTACTGGATTCACGCTTTACCTGAGCTCTACTTCCAGAAAGTCCGAAAG GAGGAAATTCCTCGTCAGCTGCAGTACATCAGTCTCTATCTATTACACATTCTGGCTGCATATCTGCTGAA TTTGACGCGGGTCGGACTGGTCCTGTTGTTTCTGCAGTATCTTTCAGAGATGGGTTTTCATCTGTCTCGACTCTTTTACTTCATCGATGAAAACCACCACAAAAT GTTTGAGATGTGGTCTGTGGGCTTTGTTCTGACTCGGATGATCACTCTGACGCTCATGTTTTTGGCCGTTGGCTTTGGTTTGGCTCGTTCTGAAAACCAGACTCTTGATTTGGAGACGGGAAACTTCAACACTCTGTCCATCAG GCTGCTGGTGTTGTCTGTGGTGTGTTTCACTCAGTCGTGGCTCCTCTGGAAGTTCTTCCGTTTCCAGCTGAGCCGAACGCGAGAGCTTCGACTGGAGCAGGCGGCCCGCAAGCGAGCAGCCGCTAAACAGCAGATGCAGCGCACCGTCAAGAGAGACACtg TCGGTCATCATGAAAACGGCCTCCTTAAAGCAGAAAACGGCACGTCTCCTCGACTCAAGAAAATCAAAACTCCGTAA
- the tram2 gene encoding translocating chain-associated membrane protein 2, translated as MAFRRRNKSYPFFSQEFLIQNHADIVFSLVIFILIGLMFETTAKTAILFIQPQYNISLMSADGEVTLYHYGWKDCATVLFYLCITIILHAVVQEYVLDKVNRRLHLSKSKNTKFNESGQLCVFYLVSSVWSLYVITTEGHLLHPSSLWENYPHVHLRFQVKFFYLTQLAYWIHALPELYFQKVRKEEIPRQLQYISLYLLHILAAYLLNLTRVGLVLLFLQYLSEMGFHLSRLFYFIDENHHKMFEMWSVGFVLTRMITLTLMFLAVGFGLARSENQTLDLETGNFNTLSIRLLVLSVVCFTQSWLLWKFFRFQLSRTRELRLEQAARKRAAAKQQMQRTVKRDTAVGHHENGLLKAENGTSPRLKKIKTP; from the exons ATGGCTTTTCGCAGGAGAAACAAGAGTTATCCCTTCTTCAGCCAAGAGTTTCTCATTCAGAATCACGCGGACATTGTCTTCAGTTTGGTGATTTTCATTTTGATTGGGCTGATGTTTGAG ACAACTGCGAAAACAGCCATATTATTCATCCAGCCTCAGTACAACATCAGCCTCATGAGCGCAG ATGGAGAAGTGACTCTGTATCATTACGGATGGAAGGACTGTGCTACTGTGCTCTTCTATCTCTGTATCACCATTATTCTTCATGCTGTCGTGCAGGAGTATGTGCTTGAT aAAGTAAACCGGCGTCTGCACCTGTCGAAGAGTAAAAACACTAAGTTTAATGAATCTGGgcagctgtgtgtgttttatctggTGTCTAGCGTATGGAGTCTCTACGTCATCACTACA GAAGGACACCTTCTGCATCCCAGCAGCCTTTGGGAGAATTACCCTCATGTTCACCTGAG ATTTCAGGTCAAGTTCTTCTACCTCACTCAGCTGGCGTACTGGATTCACGCTTTACCTGAGCTCTACTTCCAGAAAGTCCGAAAG GAGGAAATTCCTCGTCAGCTGCAGTACATCAGTCTCTATCTATTACACATTCTGGCTGCATATCTGCTGAA TTTGACGCGGGTCGGACTGGTCCTGTTGTTTCTGCAGTATCTTTCAGAGATGGGTTTTCATCTGTCTCGACTCTTTTACTTCATCGATGAAAACCACCACAAAAT GTTTGAGATGTGGTCTGTGGGCTTTGTTCTGACTCGGATGATCACTCTGACGCTCATGTTTTTGGCCGTTGGCTTTGGTTTGGCTCGTTCTGAAAACCAGACTCTTGATTTGGAGACGGGAAACTTCAACACTCTGTCCATCAG GCTGCTGGTGTTGTCTGTGGTGTGTTTCACTCAGTCGTGGCTCCTCTGGAAGTTCTTCCGTTTCCAGCTGAGCCGAACGCGAGAGCTTCGACTGGAGCAGGCGGCCCGCAAGCGAGCAGCCGCTAAACAGCAGATGCAGCGCACCGTCAAGAGAGACACtg CAGTCGGTCATCATGAAAACGGCCTCCTTAAAGCAGAAAACGGCACGTCTCCTCGACTCAAGAAAATCAAAACTCCGTAA